One region of Quercus lobata isolate SW786 chromosome 2, ValleyOak3.0 Primary Assembly, whole genome shotgun sequence genomic DNA includes:
- the LOC115975918 gene encoding protein CHUP1, chloroplastic-like produces MMMVKEQRDIKPLLLKFGVALAISFAGFLYSRLRTKRIKPSPPPPSPRSLDHGNEVNLKGGRAWPKDDLLGVKTTSISSNTVSVAAEYDETFIPKVCVDSIAGFSPSSKSSGDKEELLLPEFNDLVNELDFAAAKAGFSPKTDVETPRSNIDASKAFRSTENDEYEQEIWHLRNMVRVLRERERNLELELLEYYGLKEQETACMELQNRLKINNMEAKLFTLKINSLKADNQRLEAQLAEHGKVVADLEAARAKIKLLKKKLRSEAEQNKEQILALQQRVLKLQDHEYKDAPGDPNIQLKLHRLKDLEVEVEELKKSNLRLQKENTELSRRLESTQVLANSVLEDPEAEALRVESEHLRRKNEDLEKEIEQLETDRCSDAEELVYLKWINACLRYELRNFQPPDGKSVARDLSKTLSPKSEEKAKQLILEYAHSEGMGEKGISIIDFDYDQWSTSQTSALTDSGEFDDFSVDNSSATKTNSSSKPKYFHKLRRILLHGYLSSEKSGSLEDADSSRSSGISTGMYADTVGHRNKFKSLQGSSRLSFDLNRFKSKEENFKDIDGAERNSDVGSSYSYKRFVLGREGSDLALKSTLDHHSDDTEKYELMKYAEVLKDSLPQGGKPSVHRRASSYSSC; encoded by the exons ATGATGATGGTGAAAGAGCAGAGggatataaaacctcttttatTGAAGTTTGGAGTGGCTTTAGCCATCTCTTTTGCTGGATTTCTCTACTCTCGCCTCAGAACGAAAAGGATCAAACCCTCACCTCCGCCCCCCTCGCCACGCTCTTTGG ATCATGGGAATGAAGTTAATTTAAAAGGTGGAAGAGCTTGGCCTAAAGATGATCTTCTTGGCGTAAAAACAACATCCATTTCCTCCAATACCGTTTCTGTTGCAGCTGAATAT GATGAGACATTCATACCGAAGGTCTGTGTTGACTCCATAGCTGGATTCTCTCCCAGCAGTAAAAGTAGTGGAGATAAAGAAGAGCTCCTCTTGCCAGAGTTTAATGATCTTGTGAATGAACTTGACTTTGCAGCTGCAAAGGCTGGCTTTTCTCCAAAGACTGATGTTGAAACACCCAGGTCAAATATAGATGCTTCAAAAGCCTTTAGAAGTACTGAAAATGATGAATATGAGCAAGAGATCTGGCACCTGAGGAACATGGTCAGAGTGCTTcgggagagggagagaaatcTTGAACTCGAATTGCTTGAGTATTATGGCCTTAAAGAGCAAGAAACTGCTTGCATGGAGCTCCAAAATCGATTGAAGATAAACAATATGGAGGCTAAGCTATTTACTCTCAAGATTAATTCCTTAAAGGCGGATAACCAGAGGCTAGAGGCACAATTGGCTGAACATGGGAAGGTGGTGGCTGACCTTGAGGCTGCAAGAGCAAAGATTAAACTGCTCAAGAAGAAACTTAGGTCTGAAGCTGAACAGAACAAGGAGCAGATCTTAGCCCTTCAACAAAGAGTTTTGAAGTTGCAAGACCATGAATACAAGGATGCTCCAGGTGATCCGAATATTCAATTAAAGTTGCATAGGCTAAAGGATCTGGAGGTTGAGGTTGAAGAGTTAAAAAAGTCTAATTTGAGATTGCAGAAAGAAAATACTGAATTGAGTCGGAGGTTGGAATCTACGCAAGTCCTTGCAAATTCTGTTTTAGAAGATCCAGAG GCGGAAGCACTTAGGGTGGAGAGTGAGCACTTGAGACGCAAAAATGAGGATCTTGAAAAGGAAATTGAGCAACTTGAAACAGATCGATGCTCTGATGCTGAGGAATTAGTCTATCTGAAGTGGATAAATGCTTGCTTACGATATGAGCTTCGAAATTTTCAGCCTCCTGATGGTAAATCAGTGGCAAGGGACCTGAGCAAAACATTAAGCCCCAAATCTGAGGAGAAAGCCAAGCAGTTAATACTTGAATATGCACATTCTGAAGGGATGGGAGAAAAAGGGATCAGCATTATAGATTTTGATTATGACCAATGGTCAACTTCTCAAACTTCTGCTCTTACAGACTCTGGAGagtttgatgatttttctgtAGATAATTCATCTGCAACCAAAACCAACAGCTCAAGCAAGCCAAAATATTTCCACAAACTTAGAAGAATACTTCTTCATGGATATTTATCATCAGAAAAGTCTGGATCTTTAGAAGATGCTGATTCCTCAAGAAGTTCAGGTATTTCAACAGGAATGTATGCTGACACTGTGGGGCATAGGAATAAATTCAAAAGTCTTCAGGGTTCATCTAGACTCTCTTTTGATCTCAACAGATTCAAGAGTAAAGAAGAAAACTTCAAGGATATAGATGGTGCCGAAAGAAATAGTGATGTGGGATCCTCTTATTCGTACAAGAGATTTGTTTTGGGTAGGGAGGGTTCTGATTTGGCTCTAAAAAGCACACTTGATCATCACTCAGATGACACCGAGAAGTATGAGTTGATGAAATATGCAGAAGTTTTAAAGGACTCTCTGCCTCAGGGTGGAAAACCCAGTGTTCATAGAAGAGCATCATCCTATAGTTCCTGTTAA
- the LOC115975916 gene encoding uncharacterized protein LOC115975916 isoform X2 codes for MQNVAFPWASDIGPVYLVTHKKQPRLKCSVACMGSNHQVEEDITNILEQHPNWKSVGMGGNHKIQEIFMFFFSLLFWLRQIALAWSKWNLKRDSMIYVVMKFGLAQILAFLLQRKLKGVHSKILWLDPHKTLIMELRLQSLLVLTLTWMRPNMLY; via the exons ATGCAAAATGTTGCGTTCCCTTGGGCCTCAGACATT GGGCCAGTCTATTTGGTGACACATAAAAAGCAACCGAG GCTAAAGTGTTCTGTGGCATGCATGGGAAGCAACCACCAGGTAGAAGAAGATATTACAAACATCTTGGAACAACATCCCAACTGGAAGAGTGTGGGCATGGGAG GTAATCACAAAATTCAAGAAATCTTTATGttctttttctccctcctcTTTTGGTTGAGGCAAA TTGCACTTGCTTGGAGTAAATGGAACTTGAAGAGGGACTCTATGATCTACGTGGTAATGAAATTCGGGTTGGCGCAAATATTGGCTTTCTTGTTGCAGAG GAAACTAAAAGGCGTGCATTCAAAGATATTGTGGCTGGACCCCCATAAAACATTGATAATGGAACTCCG GTTACAGAGTCTTTTGGTTCTGACACTCACATGGATGAGGCCTAACATGCTGTATTGA